Proteins found in one Lachancea thermotolerans CBS 6340 chromosome C complete sequence genomic segment:
- the COQ10 gene encoding ubiquinone-binding protein COQ10 (similar to uniprot|Q08058 Saccharomyces cerevisiae YOL008W Hypothetical ORF), whose amino-acid sequence MIKTCLKGPSATALRQCTIYQKRSFLKSSKGPKEQTFLLTKTINAPVTNVYSVICDISEYHRFIPYCNESFVNKRNPVTGLPTEAGLRVGFQHYDEKYVCQIHCQRDPSDHCIVQADSLTHSLFDVLLTKWTICPHPSKDGVTTAELLLKFKFKFSLYNNVASIFGKSVTQHVMKSFERRIFMLMKQEAKARSSKKSQRTT is encoded by the coding sequence ATGATAAAGACGTGCCTAAAAGGCCCAAGTGCAACTGCATTGAGACAGTGCACTATTTACCAAAAAAGGTCGTTCCTTAAAAGTTCTAAGGGGCCAAAAGAACAGACATTTCTGCTTACAAAGACTATAAACGCACCTGTCACAAATGTCTATAGTGTTATTTGCGATATCTCTGAATATCATCGGTTTATTCCCTACTGTAATGAGTCTTTCGTGAACAAGAGAAATCCTGTGACTGGGCTACCAACAGAAGCCGGATTAAGAGTGGGGTTTCAACACTACGACGAAAAATATGTTTGTCAGATTCATTGCCAGCGCGACCCCTCGGACCATTGCATTGTCCAAGCTGACTCGCTAACGCATAGCCTATTCGATGTTCTCCTAACTAAGTGGACAATATGCCCACACCCGTCAAAGGATGGCGTCACCACAGCAGAACTGCTTctgaagttcaagttcaaaTTTAGTCTTTACAACAACGTAGCAtcaatttttggaaagagCGTTACACAGCATGTCATGAAATCGTTTGAGAGACGTATTTTTATGCTTATgaaacaagaagccaaggCACGTTCTTCTAAGAAATCGCAGCGTACCACATAG